Proteins found in one Seonamhaeicola sp. S2-3 genomic segment:
- a CDS encoding helix-turn-helix domain-containing protein: MKTQNEHWRKKSYQKATLETKLLVVDQILNGQLSNNQASKKYDVPRTTISYWLRKYSTLVQQNTGMSKNDEIKKLKEKIEELEFQKDFQQDIIADMELITGVDMSKKSLPKTLAKEIELKKKQRIKENGSMDVLGYLNKPFTKDSKPNKNKK, translated from the coding sequence TACCAAAAAGCCACTTTAGAAACCAAACTTTTAGTCGTTGACCAAATCCTAAACGGTCAACTATCCAACAACCAAGCTTCTAAAAAATACGACGTCCCCAGAACAACCATTTCCTATTGGTTAAGAAAATACAGTACCTTAGTACAACAAAATACAGGTATGAGTAAAAACGATGAAATTAAAAAGTTAAAGGAAAAGATTGAAGAACTTGAGTTTCAAAAAGACTTCCAACAAGACATTATCGCGGATATGGAACTTATTACAGGCGTTGATATGTCAAAAAAGTCATTGCCCAAAACATTAGCAAAAGAGATAGAGCTAAAGAAAAAACAGCGTATAAAAGAAAATGGCTCTATGGATGTTTTGGGATATCTAAACAAGCCTTTTACAAAAGACTCAAAACCCAACAAAAACAAGAAGTAG